One region of Natronobacterium texcoconense genomic DNA includes:
- a CDS encoding ornithine cyclodeaminase family protein: protein MTETLFLSSDEIDGLATPEAYVEAVRDGYRQVGEGAPAHPRQKFRRSDPDGMFTSYAALLPETGAMGGYMYGAGFGAGDAWFVTPLFDAESGEPLALLDGASMNPFKTGAAGAVAVDELASEDATTLAVIGSGSQARGQLHTTATVREFEEVRVYSPTRENREAFAEEFDQLLEATVTPVDSSADAISGSDVVITATKSKEPVFDGDNLDSGTHVTAMGQYEEGSHEIDVRTVERSTYVPDLRERATFDAGAFLAALEEGAITEEHVHAELGEVVAGNAPGRTSDDEITVFDSGGTGIETVAAAHMLYERAREQDLGSTISFAPASEALTGTLPEEL from the coding sequence ATGACCGAGACGCTGTTTCTCTCGAGCGACGAAATCGACGGGCTCGCGACGCCCGAAGCGTACGTCGAGGCCGTCAGGGACGGCTACCGGCAGGTCGGCGAGGGCGCGCCGGCACACCCGCGCCAGAAGTTCCGTCGGTCCGATCCCGACGGTATGTTCACCAGTTACGCGGCCTTACTCCCCGAAACCGGCGCGATGGGCGGCTACATGTACGGCGCCGGCTTCGGCGCGGGAGACGCCTGGTTCGTGACGCCGCTTTTCGACGCCGAGAGCGGCGAACCGCTGGCCTTGCTCGACGGCGCGAGCATGAACCCGTTCAAGACGGGTGCCGCCGGTGCCGTCGCCGTCGACGAACTTGCCAGTGAGGACGCAACGACCCTCGCCGTCATCGGTAGCGGATCACAGGCTCGTGGCCAACTCCACACCACCGCGACCGTCCGGGAGTTCGAGGAGGTCCGCGTCTACTCGCCGACCCGCGAGAACCGCGAGGCGTTTGCCGAGGAGTTCGACCAACTTCTCGAGGCGACCGTCACCCCCGTCGACTCGAGCGCGGACGCAATCTCGGGTTCGGACGTCGTTATCACGGCGACGAAGTCCAAAGAGCCGGTCTTCGACGGCGACAACCTGGATTCCGGCACCCACGTGACGGCGATGGGCCAGTACGAGGAGGGAAGTCACGAAATCGACGTTCGGACCGTCGAGCGATCGACGTACGTTCCGGACCTGCGCGAGCGGGCGACGTTCGACGCCGGAGCCTTCCTCGCGGCGCTCGAGGAGGGTGCCATTACGGAGGAGCACGTCCACGCCGAACTGGGCGAGGTCGTCGCCGGGAACGCGCCTGGGCGGACGAGCGACGACGAGATCACGGTGTTCGACAGCGGCGGGACGGGAATCGAGACGGTCGCTGCGGCCCACATGCTGTACGAGCGTGCCCGGGAGCAGGATCTCGGTTCGACGATTTCGTTCGCACCGGCGAGCGAGGCGTTGACGGGGACGTTACCCGAAGAGTTATAG
- a CDS encoding DHH family phosphoesterase, translated as MSPVDAVLGRLRTASSLTIVCHDDPDPDALSAAIALELLARESGVETVDILYSGTIAHQQNRAFVDLFDVELEHYSQDRFETNDLVAFVDHSYPGRNNSVPRETDLDLVFDHHPPDRPIPADVVDVREEYGTTATILAEYFRRSRIEITPRIASALLFGIHRERLDFYNRPTDLEYEIGTYLHGRADSDLLRELYGASFLPSSVDAFANVLHNRVRRGPCLVSCIGRLENRVALAQAADFLLVIDGIETVLVCGIVRDQVFLSARTIRTDLDLSDLLERLFGDVGSAGGHEDMAGGQLPLAVIDDGATTDVELVASMRRYVEDRFFGALEHSTGKIDA; from the coding sequence ATGTCTCCGGTTGACGCGGTATTGGGCCGGTTACGTACTGCGTCATCGCTCACGATCGTCTGTCACGACGATCCGGACCCCGACGCGCTCTCGGCAGCTATCGCACTCGAACTACTCGCGAGAGAGTCGGGCGTCGAAACCGTCGATATCCTGTACAGCGGGACGATAGCCCACCAGCAAAACCGCGCGTTCGTCGACCTGTTCGACGTCGAACTCGAGCACTACTCGCAGGATCGCTTCGAGACGAACGACCTCGTCGCCTTCGTCGATCACTCCTATCCTGGCCGAAACAACTCGGTCCCGAGAGAGACAGATCTCGATCTCGTCTTCGACCATCACCCGCCGGATCGACCCATCCCGGCGGACGTCGTCGACGTCCGCGAGGAGTACGGGACGACGGCGACGATCCTCGCCGAGTACTTCCGTCGCTCCCGTATCGAGATCACGCCACGCATCGCCTCCGCGCTCCTGTTTGGCATCCATCGGGAGCGACTCGATTTCTACAACCGGCCAACCGATCTCGAGTACGAAATCGGGACCTACCTCCACGGTCGTGCCGATTCGGACCTCCTTCGTGAACTGTACGGTGCGTCGTTCCTGCCGAGTAGCGTGGACGCGTTCGCGAACGTCCTCCACAACCGGGTGCGACGCGGCCCCTGTCTCGTCTCCTGTATCGGCCGGCTAGAGAATCGAGTCGCGCTGGCGCAAGCGGCGGACTTCCTGCTGGTCATCGACGGGATCGAGACCGTCCTCGTCTGTGGGATCGTTCGCGATCAGGTCTTCCTGAGCGCTCGAACGATCAGAACGGATCTCGATCTGAGCGATCTTCTCGAGCGGCTGTTCGGGGACGTCGGGAGCGCCGGCGGCCACGAGGATATGGCCGGCGGACAGCTTCCGCTGGCGGTGATCGACGACGGTGCGACCACCGACGTCGAACTCGTCGCTTCGATGCGGCGGTACGTCGAAGATCGTTTTTTCGGAGCACTGGAGCACTCTACCGGGAAAATCGACGCCTGA
- a CDS encoding metal-dependent hydrolase encodes MMLPTHALGGMALALPLVAVAPELAPIALAAGLLGGIFPDLDMYTGHRKTLHFPVYYSLLAAGATVVAVLVPTTMTVAVALFLLGAALHCVTDVFGSGLELRPWEGNSERAVYDHYRGTWIAPRQLVRYDGSPGDLLLSVTLAVPLLYALEGVLQWVVIAAIVVAAVYTAFRRILAELAPVVVRRLPASVLPYVPDRYLEDVGSDRSWQTAGR; translated from the coding sequence ATGATGCTTCCGACCCACGCCCTCGGCGGGATGGCCCTCGCGTTACCGCTGGTAGCCGTGGCGCCGGAACTCGCACCGATCGCACTCGCGGCGGGCTTACTCGGCGGGATCTTCCCCGACCTGGATATGTACACCGGCCACCGCAAGACCCTCCACTTCCCGGTGTACTACAGCCTCCTGGCCGCCGGCGCGACGGTCGTCGCCGTCCTCGTCCCGACGACGATGACCGTCGCCGTCGCCCTCTTCCTGCTCGGGGCCGCTCTTCACTGTGTGACCGACGTCTTCGGGAGCGGACTCGAGTTGCGGCCGTGGGAAGGCAACTCCGAGCGAGCGGTGTACGATCACTACCGTGGGACCTGGATCGCCCCCCGACAACTGGTCCGGTACGACGGTTCGCCGGGAGATCTGCTGCTGTCGGTTACGCTCGCAGTCCCACTGCTGTACGCACTCGAGGGCGTCCTGCAGTGGGTGGTGATCGCGGCGATCGTCGTCGCGGCCGTCTACACCGCATTCAGGCGCATCCTCGCCGAACTCGCTCCCGTCGTCGTCCGGCGGCTGCCGGCGAGCGTACTCCCGTACGTGCCGGATCGGTACCTCGAGGACGTCGGCTCCGATCGGTCCTGGCAGACGGCGGGACGGTAG
- a CDS encoding DedA family protein: MELETTLAELVLTVGVPVLAILYFLEGLFIGKLLHPSMLLILYIVVTEPGVVVMLLVPGICALAATAGQLVLYYGFNDDFDEDTRIGRAVPYFDRIPAIVKRRIGPDRMQFINRQFDRFGGKAICLSNATPGLRGLMTVVAGLNGYPRREFVLLSALGNAIYMVILLAVANGLLEAIQFLPEWDVVPS; the protein is encoded by the coding sequence ATGGAACTCGAGACGACGCTGGCCGAACTGGTCCTCACGGTCGGGGTCCCGGTGCTCGCGATCCTGTACTTTCTGGAGGGATTGTTTATCGGGAAGCTCCTCCACCCGTCGATGTTGCTCATCCTGTACATCGTCGTGACGGAACCTGGCGTGGTGGTAATGCTACTCGTCCCCGGTATTTGTGCGCTGGCTGCGACGGCGGGACAACTGGTGCTATACTACGGATTCAACGACGACTTCGACGAGGACACGCGAATCGGTCGAGCCGTCCCGTATTTCGATCGCATTCCAGCCATCGTCAAACGTCGTATCGGTCCCGATCGGATGCAGTTCATCAACCGTCAGTTCGATCGGTTCGGCGGGAAAGCGATCTGTCTCTCCAACGCGACGCCCGGACTCCGGGGACTAATGACCGTCGTTGCGGGGTTGAACGGGTATCCACGACGTGAGTTCGTCCTCCTGTCGGCACTCGGGAACGCGATCTACATGGTGATCCTGCTCGCCGTGGCGAACGGCCTGCTGGAAGCGATCCAGTTCCTCCCCGAGTGGGATGTCGTCCCCTCGTGA
- a CDS encoding DUF7575 domain-containing protein — protein MGQQSSPKRPWLAAGLTLLVTGLGQVYLRRWLRALGWVGLAILVGTVVVPEPALADPSSATVREVVPLAGVALLSSLDAYVLARQHNYRLEAESVDRCPDCYRELERELSFCPWCATELSGSAETDRQRSPERSDDGRP, from the coding sequence ATGGGTCAGCAGTCGTCACCGAAACGGCCGTGGCTCGCAGCCGGACTGACCCTGCTCGTGACGGGACTCGGGCAGGTGTATCTCCGTCGCTGGTTGCGTGCGCTCGGGTGGGTCGGTCTCGCGATACTCGTGGGGACCGTCGTCGTCCCGGAACCGGCACTCGCCGATCCGAGTTCGGCGACGGTCAGGGAGGTTGTACCGCTTGCCGGCGTCGCACTACTGAGCAGCCTCGACGCGTACGTCCTCGCCCGACAGCACAACTATCGGCTCGAGGCCGAGAGCGTCGACCGATGTCCTGACTGTTATCGAGAACTCGAGAGGGAACTGTCGTTCTGTCCGTGGTGTGCAACCGAACTATCGGGGTCGGCCGAGACTGACAGACAGCGGTCACCGGAGCGGTCCGACGACGGCCGCCCCTGA
- a CDS encoding RNA-guided endonuclease InsQ/TnpB family protein: MYYSYKYRLEPSDAQREELDRHRDICRQLYNHTRYRLNEYREDHGELPSMTTLRSELPALKKWWDDLSDVYSKVLQTVVERLFDNLSSLSALKQNGYGVGQLKWKPPREFRSFTYNQSGFKLDEKGGQTVLSLSKLADIPIRLHREIPDVHKSDSSCAAHQKSEISEDDAALKQVTLKKEPTGEWFAAFGVEVDREPPEKPDRLKNVVGIDVGILKYAHDTDGHAVESVDLSDERERLEREQRKLSRKEHGSNNYEKQRRRVAECHADLKNKRRDFLHKLSNYYAQEYDLVAVEDLDAKGLVELDGNSRNRAGAAWGTFLQMLEYKCEREGTHFVAVNPRGTTKECAACGVSTKKPLWVREHACPSCGFTADRDWNAAWNILSRGIKQVGAGRSESTSSESPCDSDGLRKSLCDFRTPVESALPTGTTSVPAKRVVEAGSPICSRARSARSHGP; this comes from the coding sequence ATGTACTACTCCTACAAGTATCGCCTCGAGCCGTCCGACGCCCAACGCGAGGAGTTGGACCGCCACCGCGATATCTGTAGGCAACTATACAATCACACTCGCTACCGCCTCAACGAGTACCGAGAGGACCACGGCGAACTACCGTCCATGACCACGCTTCGGTCGGAGCTACCTGCCCTCAAAAAGTGGTGGGATGATCTCTCGGACGTGTACTCGAAAGTTCTTCAGACCGTCGTCGAACGACTGTTCGACAACCTCAGTAGCCTTTCTGCGCTCAAGCAGAACGGCTACGGAGTCGGCCAACTCAAGTGGAAGCCACCACGCGAGTTCCGCAGTTTCACGTACAACCAGTCTGGCTTCAAGCTCGACGAGAAGGGCGGTCAGACTGTCCTGTCGCTCTCGAAACTCGCGGACATACCGATCAGACTCCACCGAGAGATCCCCGACGTTCACAAGAGCGACAGCTCTTGTGCAGCCCATCAGAAATCGGAGATTTCTGAGGACGACGCCGCACTCAAACAGGTCACGCTCAAGAAAGAACCGACGGGCGAGTGGTTCGCCGCCTTCGGTGTCGAAGTCGATCGAGAGCCACCGGAGAAACCCGACCGGCTGAAGAACGTTGTCGGGATCGACGTGGGCATCCTCAAGTACGCACACGACACCGATGGTCACGCGGTCGAATCTGTTGACCTCTCGGACGAACGCGAACGGCTCGAGCGCGAGCAACGAAAACTCTCGCGCAAAGAGCACGGCTCGAACAACTACGAGAAGCAACGCCGTCGCGTGGCTGAGTGTCACGCCGACCTGAAGAACAAGCGCCGAGACTTCCTTCACAAACTCTCGAACTACTACGCTCAAGAGTACGATCTCGTGGCCGTCGAAGACCTTGATGCGAAAGGATTGGTCGAACTCGACGGCAACTCTCGGAACCGTGCCGGAGCGGCGTGGGGAACGTTCCTTCAGATGCTCGAGTACAAGTGCGAACGCGAAGGCACGCACTTCGTCGCCGTCAATCCACGAGGGACAACCAAAGAGTGTGCAGCCTGCGGTGTCTCGACCAAGAAACCGCTGTGGGTACGCGAACACGCCTGTCCGTCGTGCGGGTTCACAGCGGACAGGGATTGGAATGCGGCGTGGAACATTCTTTCTCGCGGTATCAAGCAGGTAGGAGCGGGACGCTCCGAATCAACGTCCTCAGAATCGCCGTGCGATTCTGATGGGCTGCGAAAATCGCTGTGCGATTTTCGAACGCCTGTGGAGAGTGCGCTCCCTACGGGAACCACTTCGGTTCCTGCAAAGCGCGTCGTCGAAGCAGGAAGCCCCATCTGCTCACGGGCGCGAAGCGCCCGTTCGCATGGTCCGTGA
- a CDS encoding NUDIX hydrolase: METTRHFTGTIYVVNRGATALHDHKHLGITIPPGGHVDRDELPHEAALREVREETGLEPNLLDETRDVSAPAGRALPQPRHQMLYDINVHDGTVGHQHIDHIYYATVPSRDISPEDGEESAESWQWYTTDELRNSDLSPDVVQFGIEAIQAAESEST, from the coding sequence ATGGAGACGACTCGTCATTTTACTGGAACGATTTACGTGGTCAATCGCGGCGCAACCGCATTGCACGATCACAAGCACCTGGGAATCACGATCCCACCGGGCGGTCACGTTGATCGGGACGAACTCCCGCACGAGGCTGCCCTTCGAGAAGTACGGGAAGAGACGGGGCTCGAGCCAAACCTTCTCGATGAGACTCGAGACGTTTCTGCACCTGCTGGGAGAGCACTTCCGCAACCACGCCATCAGATGCTCTACGATATCAACGTCCACGACGGAACCGTTGGACACCAGCATATCGACCACATCTACTACGCAACCGTCCCGAGCCGTGATATCTCACCAGAAGACGGTGAAGAAAGCGCGGAATCGTGGCAGTGGTATACAACGGATGAGCTTCGGAACAGTGACCTCTCCCCAGACGTAGTACAGTTCGGTATCGAAGCAATCCAGGCTGCGGAAAGCGAGTCAACGTGA
- a CDS encoding TetR/AcrR family transcriptional regulator produces MGDSPKLNRSGPSGDEPDDTTEEIMRAVYRALSKNGYPETTMSQIASEFEKSKALLYYHYDGKEEILNDFFGYLCERLETSLVEEEYDDPYDQLLAVIERVLPAEMDDEQLEFRQAFFEVRSQAPHNRSYHERIQHTDQVVLETLTETIEWGVETGRFVDVNPEREAELLFSTLYGVMERATALEDRDIVNRNREALQQQLERTLLESR; encoded by the coding sequence ATGGGGGATTCTCCGAAACTGAACCGGTCGGGACCGTCAGGTGACGAACCCGACGATACCACCGAGGAGATCATGCGGGCAGTGTATCGGGCACTCTCGAAGAACGGCTATCCGGAAACGACGATGTCTCAGATCGCATCGGAGTTCGAAAAGAGCAAAGCACTCCTGTACTATCACTACGACGGCAAAGAGGAGATTCTGAACGACTTCTTCGGCTATCTCTGTGAACGACTCGAGACGTCGCTCGTCGAGGAGGAGTACGACGACCCGTACGACCAGCTACTCGCGGTCATCGAACGGGTTCTTCCGGCGGAGATGGACGACGAACAACTCGAGTTTCGGCAGGCGTTTTTCGAGGTTCGCTCCCAGGCACCGCACAATCGATCGTACCACGAACGGATTCAACACACCGATCAGGTCGTCCTCGAGACGTTGACGGAGACGATCGAGTGGGGAGTCGAAACGGGGCGGTTCGTGGACGTCAATCCGGAGCGAGAGGCGGAACTGCTGTTTTCGACGCTCTATGGTGTGATGGAGCGCGCCACCGCGCTCGAGGATCGCGACATCGTCAACCGAAACCGAGAGGCGCTACAGCAGCAACTGGAGCGAACGCTGCTCGAGTCGCGCTGA
- the lonB gene encoding ATP-dependent protease LonB — translation MSDDTNVDDSPEEERLRDQPERRDDQSASPSNDEDPPNESAGASTDPEEETDDGPETVDDLGSSVDVDPGVEIDEENAEDDLLGGLQIDTTEDIEVPDRLVDQVIGQAEARDIIIKAARQRRHVMMIGSPGTGKSMLAKAMSQLLPEEDLQDVLVYHNPGDDNEPRIRTVPAGKGEQIVEAHREEANKRNRVRSILMWIIIAAILVYAIIVGPLLLGIFAAGIIWFIFRQMKQGTDTIVPNLLVDNSDQRQAPFEDATGAHAGALLGDVRHDPFQSGGMGTPSHERVEPGSIHKSNKGVLFLDEINTLDIRTQQKLMTAIQEGEFSITGQSERSSGAMVQTEPVPCDFVMIAAGNLDAMENMHPALRNRVKGYGYEVYMEDTIEDTPEMRRKYARFVAQEVERDGRLPHFAADAVEELILEAKRRSGRKNHLTLHFRSLGGMVRVAGDIARAEDREYTTREDVLQAKQRSRSIEQQLADDYIERRKDYELQVTENAVEGRVNGLAVMGEDSGIMLPVMAEIAPTQGGGKVIATGQLKEMAEESVQNVSAIIKKFSDVDLSEKDIHIQFVQAGQQGVDGDSASITVAAAVISALEDIPIDQSVAMTGSLSVRGDVLPVGGVTHKIEAAAKAGCNTVIIPEANEQDVMIEDEYEEMIEIIPCSNISEVLDVALMGEPKKDSLVDRLRSITDTAFEQGQNTVGSASGSSPSPQ, via the coding sequence ATGAGTGACGATACGAACGTCGACGATTCTCCCGAGGAAGAACGTCTCAGGGACCAGCCTGAGCGTCGGGACGATCAGTCGGCATCCCCATCGAACGACGAAGACCCCCCGAACGAGAGCGCGGGCGCGTCTACCGATCCCGAGGAGGAGACGGACGACGGTCCCGAAACCGTCGACGACCTCGGTAGTTCGGTCGACGTCGATCCGGGGGTGGAAATCGACGAGGAGAACGCCGAAGACGACCTGCTCGGTGGTCTCCAGATCGATACGACCGAAGACATCGAGGTTCCCGATCGGCTCGTCGATCAGGTCATCGGCCAGGCCGAGGCGCGAGACATCATCATCAAGGCGGCCAGACAGCGTCGCCACGTGATGATGATCGGTTCACCGGGGACCGGCAAGTCGATGCTTGCGAAGGCGATGAGCCAGCTGCTCCCGGAGGAGGACTTGCAGGACGTTCTGGTCTATCACAACCCGGGCGACGACAACGAGCCGAGGATCCGGACCGTCCCTGCCGGCAAGGGCGAACAGATCGTCGAGGCCCACCGGGAAGAGGCCAACAAGCGAAACCGGGTGCGCTCGATCCTGATGTGGATCATCATCGCAGCGATCCTCGTCTACGCCATCATCGTGGGGCCGCTCCTGCTGGGTATCTTCGCGGCAGGGATTATCTGGTTTATCTTCCGACAGATGAAACAGGGGACGGACACGATCGTACCGAACCTGCTCGTCGACAACAGCGACCAGCGACAGGCGCCGTTCGAGGATGCGACGGGTGCCCACGCGGGTGCCCTGCTGGGCGACGTCCGCCACGACCCGTTCCAGTCCGGCGGCATGGGAACGCCGAGCCACGAGCGCGTCGAGCCGGGTTCGATCCACAAGTCCAACAAGGGCGTGCTGTTCCTCGACGAGATCAACACGCTCGATATCCGCACCCAGCAGAAGCTGATGACGGCGATCCAGGAAGGCGAGTTCTCCATCACCGGACAGAGCGAGCGTTCCTCGGGTGCGATGGTCCAGACCGAACCCGTCCCCTGTGACTTCGTGATGATCGCGGCAGGGAATCTGGACGCGATGGAAAACATGCACCCCGCGCTGCGCAACCGCGTCAAGGGATACGGATACGAGGTGTACATGGAGGATACTATCGAGGACACCCCCGAGATGCGCCGGAAGTACGCCCGGTTCGTCGCCCAGGAGGTCGAACGCGACGGTCGCCTGCCACACTTCGCCGCCGACGCCGTCGAGGAACTCATCCTCGAGGCGAAGCGACGTTCGGGCCGGAAGAACCACCTGACGCTGCACTTCCGCAGCCTCGGTGGAATGGTTCGGGTCGCTGGCGACATCGCCCGTGCCGAGGACCGGGAGTACACGACCCGCGAAGACGTCCTTCAGGCCAAACAGCGCTCGCGGTCGATCGAACAGCAACTCGCAGACGACTACATCGAACGCCGCAAGGACTACGAGCTACAGGTCACCGAAAACGCTGTCGAAGGCCGCGTCAACGGCCTCGCGGTCATGGGCGAAGATAGCGGGATCATGCTGCCCGTGATGGCCGAAATCGCGCCCACCCAGGGTGGCGGAAAGGTGATCGCCACCGGCCAACTCAAAGAGATGGCCGAAGAGTCGGTCCAGAACGTCTCGGCGATCATCAAGAAGTTCTCCGACGTCGACCTCTCGGAGAAAGACATCCACATCCAGTTCGTCCAGGCCGGACAGCAAGGCGTCGACGGCGACTCCGCCTCCATCACCGTGGCGGCCGCCGTTATCTCCGCCCTCGAGGATATCCCGATCGACCAGTCGGTCGCGATGACCGGGTCGCTTTCCGTCCGAGGAGACGTGCTCCCGGTTGGTGGCGTCACCCACAAAATCGAAGCAGCCGCGAAAGCCGGCTGTAACACGGTCATCATCCCGGAAGCCAACGAACAGGACGTGATGATCGAAGACGAGTACGAGGAAATGATCGAGATCATCCCGTGTTCGAACATCAGCGAAGTACTCGATGTCGCCCTGATGGGCGAACCGAAGAAAGACTCGCTTGTCGACCGACTCAGGTCGATCACGGACACGGCCTTCGAACAGGGCCAGAACACCGTCGGCTCCGCGAGCGGATCGAGTCCGAGCCCGCAGTAA
- a CDS encoding oxidoreductase, whose product MGWTEADVPNQRGQTVVVTGANSGIGYEATRMLAEQGATVVMACRSVDRGRDAAMAIKSKTDAGTLVVVELDLANLESVRTFPDRLARSEIGGDGTVPDVDVLINNAGVMAIPRRETVDGFEMQFGVNHLGHFALTGTLLDSLAAAARVVTVSSMAHEGGEIDFDDLHGEEYGKWTAYGQSKLANLLFAYELDRRLEASDRNVTSVAVHPGLSATNLQARGPKMAGSTVRLAFMRIVNALFAQSAASGALPTVYAATASDVDGGEYYGPGGFLNVRGAPDRQESAAQSHDRETARKLWQVSAEQTGVAFDLPTSAVAERDDA is encoded by the coding sequence ATGGGCTGGACCGAAGCGGACGTTCCGAACCAGCGCGGACAGACCGTCGTCGTCACCGGTGCCAACAGCGGTATCGGGTACGAAGCGACGCGAATGCTCGCCGAGCAGGGTGCAACCGTCGTCATGGCGTGTCGCAGCGTCGACCGCGGCAGGGACGCGGCGATGGCGATCAAATCGAAAACCGACGCCGGAACGCTCGTCGTCGTCGAACTCGACCTCGCGAACCTCGAGTCCGTCCGAACGTTCCCGGATCGACTCGCCAGGTCCGAAATCGGCGGGGATGGAACCGTGCCGGACGTCGACGTCCTGATCAACAACGCAGGCGTGATGGCGATCCCTCGCCGGGAGACCGTGGACGGCTTCGAGATGCAGTTCGGCGTCAACCACCTCGGCCACTTCGCGCTCACCGGAACGCTTCTCGACTCCCTCGCCGCCGCCGCCCGCGTCGTGACCGTCTCGAGTATGGCACACGAGGGCGGCGAGATCGACTTCGACGACCTGCACGGCGAGGAGTACGGCAAGTGGACCGCCTACGGGCAGTCGAAACTCGCGAACCTCCTCTTCGCCTACGAACTGGATCGCCGCCTCGAGGCGTCCGACCGTAACGTCACGAGCGTCGCCGTCCATCCCGGACTCTCCGCGACGAACCTGCAGGCTCGTGGCCCGAAAATGGCCGGTTCGACGGTTCGACTCGCGTTCATGCGCATCGTCAACGCCCTCTTCGCACAGTCGGCTGCCAGCGGCGCGCTGCCGACGGTATACGCTGCAACGGCATCCGACGTCGACGGCGGCGAGTACTACGGTCCCGGCGGCTTCCTCAACGTTCGCGGTGCGCCCGACCGCCAGGAATCCGCGGCACAGTCACACGACCGTGAAACTGCCAGAAAACTGTGGCAGGTCTCGGCGGAGCAGACGGGGGTCGCGTTCGACCTCCCGACATCAGCGGTCGCGGAACGCGACGACGCGTAG
- a CDS encoding competence/damage-inducible protein A yields the protein MEVAIITVGDELLSGDTVNTNGNWLATQLSDRGVTVTRLLSLPDDRDLVSNRVADYSASFDGVVVTGGIGGTPDDVTMDAVADAFDRGMAVTELALSDVERRLAEIQQKLPEHDLAVDAEAEAALPEGSRPLLNEAGLAPGCVIENVYVFPGIPEELEAMFGTVADEFDGERRSRFLYTVEPEANIVPTLEEAMDRFAVTVGCYPDREAGHNRLKVVGTDDGEVAAASDWLLETIDASETPVSREWGDGDDGDEPNYSNN from the coding sequence ATGGAGGTAGCGATCATCACGGTCGGCGACGAACTGCTGTCTGGCGATACGGTAAACACGAACGGGAACTGGCTGGCGACCCAGCTTTCCGACCGCGGCGTGACCGTCACCCGGCTCCTCTCGCTGCCAGACGACCGAGACCTCGTCTCGAATCGAGTGGCCGACTACTCTGCGTCGTTCGACGGTGTCGTTGTGACCGGCGGCATCGGCGGCACGCCCGACGACGTGACGATGGACGCGGTCGCGGACGCGTTCGACCGCGGCATGGCCGTAACGGAGCTGGCTCTCTCGGACGTCGAACGTCGGCTGGCCGAGATCCAGCAGAAGCTACCCGAGCACGACCTCGCAGTCGACGCCGAAGCCGAGGCCGCACTCCCCGAGGGGAGCCGTCCGCTGCTCAACGAGGCGGGACTCGCACCCGGCTGCGTGATCGAGAACGTCTACGTCTTCCCGGGGATCCCCGAGGAACTCGAGGCCATGTTCGGGACCGTCGCGGACGAGTTCGACGGCGAGCGACGCTCCCGGTTTCTCTACACGGTCGAACCGGAGGCGAACATCGTCCCGACGCTCGAGGAGGCGATGGACCGGTTCGCGGTCACGGTCGGCTGCTACCCCGACCGCGAGGCGGGACACAACCGGTTGAAGGTCGTTGGAACGGACGACGGGGAGGTGGCTGCGGCGAGCGACTGGCTGCTCGAGACGATCGACGCGAGCGAGACGCCGGTCTCACGCGAGTGGGGCGATGGCGACGACGGCGACGAGCCGAATTATAGTAACAACTGA